From Mycobacterium cookii:
CTGCGCGAGGAATCGCCGATCTACTACAACAAGAAGTACGACTTCTGGGCGATATCAAGGCATTCCGATGTCGAGCAGGCGCTGGCGAACTGGCAGACCTTCTCCAGTCGTCGCAGCGACATTCTCGAGTTGGTGAAGTCGGAATTCGACATGCCGCGCGGCGTGATGATGTTCCAGGACCCACCTGAGCATTCGATGCTGCGCGGCCTGATGTCACGGGTCTTCACCCCCCGCCGGATGGCCGAGATCGAAGATCAAATTCGGGCCTACTGCGTCGGATGCCTCGACCCACTGGTTGGGTCCGACGGATTCGACATCATCGCCGAACTCGCGTCGATGATGCCGATGCGGGTGATCGGCATGCTGCTGGGAATACCAGAGTCCGAACAGATCTCGGTTCGCGACGCCAACGACGCCAACCTGCGCACCAAACCAGGCGCACCGCTCAAGATCGCCAACGCCGACTCCATTGCCGACGGCCGGATCTACGCGGACTACGTCGAATGGCGGTCCAAGAACCCGTCCGACGACTTGATGACGACGCTGCTCAACGTCGAGTTCGACGACGAGAACGGCGTGCACCGCAAGCTGACCCGTAAAGAGGTGCTGCACTACACCCAGGTGGTTGCCGGCGCGGGCAACGAGACGACGGGCCGGCTGATCGGCTGGCTGGCGAAGGTTCTCGCCGAGCACCCCGACCAGCGGTGTGAGATCGAGCAGGATCGATCGCTGCTGAATCGGACGGTCGACGAGACTCTGCGCTTCGAGCCCACTGGGCCGCACGTCGCCCGTTGGATGGCAAAGGATTTCGAGTGTTACGGCACGACGGTCCCGGCGGGCAGCGCCATGTTGCTGTTGTTCGGCGCGGCCAACCGCGACCCGCGGCGCTACACCGACCCGGACAGCTTCAACATCCACCGCGACAACATCTCGCACATCACTTTCGGCAAGGGCGTGCACTATTGCCTCGGCGCCAACCTCGCCCGGCTGGAAGGCCGCGTCGCGCTGGACGAGATTCTCAACCGCTGGCCAGAGTGGGGAATCGACTACGACACAGCGCAACTCGCGTCGACGTCCACCGTCCGTGGCTGGGAGCGGTTGCGAATCACCTTGCCTTAGGGGAGCGTGGTTCCAAGATCCCACGCGCCACGGATCCTCCGGTATGGGCTTTCTGCCCGCCTCCCAGCGACAACCATTGCACGACGCGCTGCTTCGCGGGAAGATCGTCCCGTTTGTCGCTATGAGGTGGGCAAAAAGACACTCTCTGCTCTGCGGGGAGGCGAGTGACCGGTGGGGACGGCCGTCTTTAACGCGACTGGGCGCCCCGACGCGCTTTCGGTTGCGGCATCTCGAACCGGTCGAGCATTCGGTGCACCAGCGCGATCGCTTCGTCGTGACCGCCGACGGTGCCGAGCCCTTGTTCGAGAATAAGGGTGCGGCCGATCGCGGCGATGACGACCGCCAGTGCGGCGGGCGGGAATTCGTCGGTGTCGATGTCGTGTTCGCGGACGATGAAGTTCAGTGCGGTGATCTGCTGTTCGCGCCAGCGCTCGG
This genomic window contains:
- a CDS encoding cytochrome P450, translated to MTTVDEAHETDVYYDPYDTGINNDPYPTYARLREESPIYYNKKYDFWAISRHSDVEQALANWQTFSSRRSDILELVKSEFDMPRGVMMFQDPPEHSMLRGLMSRVFTPRRMAEIEDQIRAYCVGCLDPLVGSDGFDIIAELASMMPMRVIGMLLGIPESEQISVRDANDANLRTKPGAPLKIANADSIADGRIYADYVEWRSKNPSDDLMTTLLNVEFDDENGVHRKLTRKEVLHYTQVVAGAGNETTGRLIGWLAKVLAEHPDQRCEIEQDRSLLNRTVDETLRFEPTGPHVARWMAKDFECYGTTVPAGSAMLLLFGAANRDPRRYTDPDSFNIHRDNISHITFGKGVHYCLGANLARLEGRVALDEILNRWPEWGIDYDTAQLASTSTVRGWERLRITLP